In the genome of Streptomyces lydicus, the window GACGGCCGCCGCCTGGTCGCGATGGGCCGTGCCGACCGCGATCCGGGCAGCGGTGAGCGGCACCGGGACGGCGGCCCGGCCGTCCCCGTCCCGCCGGGCCTCGCTGGTCGCGGCGCCGCCGCGATCCAGGAGCCGGCGCACCACCTGGGCCACCGCGCGGACCGCCTCCGGGTCCGTACGCGGCGTACGGCGGGCGGGGAGTTCCAGCAGGCCCCAGCCCGACTCGGCGGCCTCGTCCAGGACCCGGTCCACCCCCGAGCCGTCGCCCGGCACCCCGAACGCCAGCCGCCGGTCGCCGTGGCCGGTGCCGCTGCGGAACGGGGTGTACGGGTAGAACGCGGCGGAGACCAGCGGCGCGGCCGAGGCGGGCAGCCGCCAGGAGACCGGCAGCCGGTGCTGCGGCAGATCGGGGTTGTGGGCCAGGAGGGTGGACACCGCGCTCGCGGACGGGTCGTACGCCAGCCCCGCCCACTGCTCCGCGCCGACCACGCTGAACGGGTCCAGCTGACCCGGGTCGCCGACGAACAGGGCCCGTTCGAAGAGCCCGGCCACGCTCAGCAGCGCGTCGGACCGCATCTGGTAGGCCTCGTCCACGATGGCGTGCCGCCAGGGCTCGTCGACCTTGGTGTAGGCCCATTTCGCGGCCGTCGACACGACGATGTCCATCCCGGCCAGATCGGCGGCCTTCGCGGACGTACGGACCGCGGGCAGTTCGGCCAGCGCCGGGTCGAACGCGCCGGGCTCGCTGCTGTGCAGCCGGCCGACCGGCAGCTCGGGGTCCTTCTCGGCGAGCCGCAGCACGAGGTCGTCGACCTGGGCATTGGTCTGCGCGACCACCATCAGCGGGCGTCCGGCGGCGGCCAGTTCGCGGGCCGCGCGCACCACGAGGGTGGACTTGCCGGCGCCGGGCGGGGAGTCGACGACCACACCGCGCCGGGAGCCGTGCAGCGTGTCGTGCAGGATCGCTTCGGTGGCCGCGGCGGCCGCCGCGGCCGGGTCGAAGCTCTTGGCCGCGGGGGCGGGCACGGATGCGGGGGAGTCCTGAGGGGCCGTCATACGGCAATGCTCCCCGGGGCGGCCGGGTGCCGGGCGCGGTTCACAGGAAGTCCTCCGTGGTCACGGGGTCGGGGGCGTCGTACGGTGCCTGTGCGGGGCCGGTGGGGCCGTCGGGCCCGGGCGGGGGCCCGCCGTGGGTCCACGGGGTGTCCTCGGGGTCCGGGAGCTCCGGGCCGCCGCGCGGGGCGTGTTCGAACAGCGTCCAGCACACCGTGTCGTCCGGCTCCGGCACCGAACCGGGCTCGGGGGTCTTCCCGC includes:
- a CDS encoding AAA domain-containing protein produces the protein MTAPQDSPASVPAPAAKSFDPAAAAAAATEAILHDTLHGSRRGVVVDSPPGAGKSTLVVRAARELAAAGRPLMVVAQTNAQVDDLVLRLAEKDPELPVGRLHSSEPGAFDPALAELPAVRTSAKAADLAGMDIVVSTAAKWAYTKVDEPWRHAIVDEAYQMRSDALLSVAGLFERALFVGDPGQLDPFSVVGAEQWAGLAYDPSASAVSTLLAHNPDLPQHRLPVSWRLPASAAPLVSAAFYPYTPFRSGTGHGDRRLAFGVPGDGSGVDRVLDEAAESGWGLLELPARRTPRTDPEAVRAVAQVVRRLLDRGGAATSEARRDGDGRAAVPVPLTAARIAVGTAHRDQAAAVRAALAELGVSGVAVDTANRLQGREFDVTVVLHPLSGRPDATAFHLETGRLCVLASRHRHACIVVCRAGVADLLDEHPSTEPVRLGVTVKFPDGWEANHAVLAHLAEHRVAWRP